One Setaria viridis chromosome 5, Setaria_viridis_v4.0, whole genome shotgun sequence genomic region harbors:
- the LOC117858085 gene encoding S-type anion channel SLAH2, which yields MTRCTACTRFARFMETDESAAPQRSAHVHPDAVAVHIPSSLSAEEPASRERHGDMIAAMAAAPSPGYSPFEAPVLAAARPVSISLPASPTGFGASRTEAELHRHAVTDAPPRMVLPPRAPAAVALAQPDKVVFRSQPIAAAPLGAKAAEGHGDPSRSAPHAGRGKPPRRDTSYDSFKTWSGKLEKQITTHLLGGRAPPQQQEEEEPEEDDTATRSRRNSSSMPEVQRFFAALEGPELDKLRSSEELILPSDKTWPFLLRFPVSAFGVCMGMSSQAILWKRIAISASTRFLHITAKVNLVLWCVSVALMAAVWALYACKVVFYFEAVRREYYHPIRVNFFFAPWIACLFLAIGVPDAVAASLPHWLWYVLMAPIVCLELKIYGQWISGGQRRLSRVANPSNHLSIVGNFVGALLGGIMGLKEGPMFFFAVGLAHYTVLFVTLYQRLPTSETLPRDLHPVFFLFVAAPSVACLAWARITGEFGYGSRVAYFIAMFLYASLAVRINLFRGFSFSLAWWAYTFPMTSAAIASIRYASEVKNAFTQCMCIGLTAAATLTVTALFLTTLLHAVVHRDLFPNDISIAITERRRKPFFAKELMRSRKQAAALDTTPSDAADLEAARAATTSYT from the exons ATGACACGATGCACTGCGTGCACCC GTTTCGCGAGGTTCATGGAGACGGACGAATCTGCGGCGCCGCAACGCTCCGCGCACGTGCACCCGGACGCCGTCGCCGTTCACATCCCGTCGAGCCTCTCCGCCGAGGAGCCGGCCTCCAGA GAGCGACACGGTGACAtgatcgccgccatggcagcggcgCCGTCCCCGGGGTACTCGCCGTTCGAGGCGCCCGTGCTCGCAGCCGCGCGCCCGGTGTCGATCAGCTTACCGGCGTCGCCGACCGGATTCGGCGCCTCGAGGACGGAGGCGGAGCTGCATCGGCACGCCGTCACGGACGCGCCGCCGCGGATGGTgttgccgccgcgcgccccggcGGCCGTGGCCCTCGCGCAGCCTGACAAGGTGGTGTTCCGGTCGCAGccgatcgccgccgcgccgctagGGGCCAAGGCCGCGGAAGGGCACGGCGACCCCAGCCGGAGCGCGCCGCACGCGGGGAGGGGCAAGCCGCCGCGCAGGGACACCAGCTACGACTCGTTCAAGACGTGGTCCGGCAAGCTGGAGAAGCAGATCACCACGCACCTGCTAGGTGGCCGGGCGCcaccgcagcagcaggaggaggaggagcccgaggaagacGACACCGCGACCAGAAGCCGCCGCAATTCCTCCTCCATGCCCGAAGTGCAGCGCTTCTTCGCCGCGCTGGAAGGCCCCGAGCTCGACAAGCTGAGG TCCTCGGAGGAGCTGATCCTGCCGTCCGACAAGACGTGGCCGTTCCTTCTCCGGTTCCCGGTGTCGGCGTTCGGCGTGTGCATGGGGATGAGTAGCCAGGCCATCCTGTGGAAGCGGATCGCCATCTCGGCGTCGACGCGGTTCCTGCACATCACCGCCAAGGTCAACCTGGTGCTGTGGTGCGTGTCGGTGGCTCTCATGGCCGCCGTGTGGGCGCTCTACGCCTGCAAGGTGGTCTTCTACTTCGAGGCGGTCCGGCGCGAGTACTACCACCCGATCCGCGTCAACTTCTTCTTCGCGCCGTGGATCGCGTGCCTGTTCCTGGCCATCGGCGTCCCggacgcggtggcggcgagcctCCCCCACTGGCTCTGGTACGTGCTCATGGCGCCCATCGTGTGCCTGGAGCTCAAGATCTACGGCCAGTGGATCtccggcgggcagcggcggctgtCGCGGGTGGCCAACCCCTCCAACCACCTCTCCATCGTCGGCAACTTCGTCGGCGCGCTGCTTGGCGGCATCATGGGGCTCAAGGAGGGGCCcatgttcttcttcgccgtcGGGCTGGCGCACTACACGGTGCTGTTCGTGACGCTGTACCAGCGGCTGCCCACGAGCGAGACGCTGCCCAGGGACCTCCACCcggtcttcttcctcttcgtcGCCGCGCCCAGCGTCGCGTGCCTCGCCTGGGCCAGGATCACCGGCGAGTTCGGCTACGGCTCCCGGGTCGCCTACTTCATCGCCATGTTCCTCTACGCCTCACTC GCCGTGCGGATCAACCTGTTCCGGGGGTTCAGCTTCTCGCTGGCGTGGTGGGCGTACACGTTCCCGATGACGAGCGCGGCGATCGCGTCCATCCGGTACGCGTCGGAGGTGAAGAACGCCTTCACGCAGTGCATGTGCATCGGCCTCACGGCGGCCGCCACGCTCACGGTCACGGCGCTCTTCCTGACGACGCTGCTCCACGCGGTGGTGCACCGCGACCTCTTCCCCAACGACATCTCCATCGCCATCACGGAGCGCAGGCGCAAGCCCTTCTTCGCCAAGGAGTTGATGCGCAGCaggaagcaggcggcggcgctcgacaCCACCCCCTCCGATGCCGCGGACCTGGAGGCTGCGCGCGCCGCCACGACGTCGTACACGTag
- the LOC117858086 gene encoding U11/U12 small nuclear ribonucleoprotein 59 kDa protein, with protein MFRPPNAFGAPPRPLQPPPWQWQQPPQPSPAVSFWQRDNVRDHVKKLQETIEVSSALISELEEIAATRNPGDATAQESDSSSTKLPSGSADSSGDKPLRFVELARSMGVSQDTHESMATDAANYLCHQLQHLLAPISSAINQSGPWEERSAMVRLAQKLQKAKRNKRWRKRKRIHVAELFQKECADYDRIDQEADEWRAKQIAKDIAKRKVESMKQIARKKANEERKRLESELELALMVEKLQELRSIRVQKMKKQGHFLPEEDDKYLERVKAAVEEEERQAATAARTDAVKDAILTAEESRKAPQNENHHEDGSEQFRSGPTEDKNQGDVGISEKNDQASQKTEHVGHKVEGKGHVHHDPVSNLPFEFYHYYHGSSYDMGTLIEVRRMWDSFIRPGGSRIPGHWVQPPPPSDEVWASYLVHPK; from the exons ATGTTCCGGCCGCCGAATGCTTTCGGggcgcctcctcgtcctctGCAGCCTCCCCCATGGCAGTGGCAGCAGCCGCCCCAGCCTTCGCCCGCCGTTTCCTTTTGGCAGCGCGACAATGTGCGGGACCATGTCAAGAAGCTGCAGGAGACCATCGAGGTTTCGAGTGCACT GATAAGTGAACTCGAGGAAATCGCAGCGACTAGAAATCCCGGTGATGCTACTGCACAGGAATCTGACTCGTCTTCGACGAAATTGCCATCAGGGTCTGCTGATTCTTCGGGAGACAAGCCCCTCCGTTTCGTTGAGCTTGCTAGATCTATGGGGGTTAGTCAGGACACTCATGAGTCAATGGCGACAGATGCAGCTAATTACCTTTGCCATCAACTCCAGCACCTTCTCGCACCTATTTCTTCTGCGATTAACCAAAGTGGCCCTTGGGAGGAAAGGTCGGCGATGGTTAGGTTAGCTCAGAAGCTGCAGAAAGCCAAGAGAAATAagcggtggaggaagaggaaaagaATACATGTCGCGGAGCTTTTCCAGAAG GAGTGTGCAGATTATGACAGAATTGACCAGGAAGCTGATGAATGGAGGGCTAAGCAAATAGCCAAGGACATTGCTAAGCGGAAG GTGGAAAGCATGAAGCAGATTGCTAGAAAGAAAGCAAATGAGGAAAGAAAACGCCTAGAATCTGAG CTCGAGCTTGCCCTAATGGTCGAGAAACTTCAGGAACTTCGTTCTATAAGAGTTCAAAAAATGAAGAAGCAAG GTCATTTTCTTCCAGAAGAGGATGATAAATACCTTGAGCGTGTTAAGGCTGCAGTTGAGGAAGAGGAGCGCCAAGCTGCAACTGCTGCTCGGACTGATGCTGTTAAGGATGCTATTCTGACTGCTGAGGAGTCAAGGAAGGCTCCACAGAATGAAAATCATCACGAAGATGGTTCTGAGCAATTTAGAAGTGGACCAACAGAAGACAAGAACCAGGGTGATGTAGGGATAAGTGAGAAAAATGACCAGGCCAGTCAGAAAACAGAACATGTAGGTCATAAAGTTGAGGGAAAAGGGCATGTACATCATGACCCTGTAAGCAATCTTCCTTTTGAGTTCTACCATTATTATCATGGAAGTAGCTATGATATGGGGACACTCATTGAG GTCCGCAGAATGTGGGATTCTTTCATCAGACCTGGAGGAAG CCGTATACCTGGGCACTGGGTTCAGCCACCCCCTCCATCTGATGAGGTATGGGCATCGTATTTGGTGCATCCCAAGTAA
- the LOC117855003 gene encoding uncharacterized protein: MEGKSVVMSALGIGIGVGVGLGLASAPWAGGGRSGSSSRDGVTVERVEQELRRLLVDGAESKATFDEFPYYLSEQTRVVLTSAAYVHLKQADISRYTRNLAPASRAILLSGPAELYQQMLAKALAHYFQAKLLLLDPTDFLIKIHSKYGTGGSTEQPFKRSISETTFERVTGLLGSLSILPQKEQPKETIRRQSSMTDVKLRSSESMSNLPKLRRNASTSSDMSSLASQGPSTNTAPLRRASSWTFDEKILVQALYKVLHSVSKKYPIVLYIRDVEKFLHKSPKMYLLFEKLLNKLEGPVLVLGSRIVEMDVDEELDDRLTVLFPYNIEIKPPENENHLVSWNSQLEEDMKMIQFQDNRNHILEVLAENDLECDDLGSICLSDTIGLSKYIEEIVVSAVSYHLMNNREPEYRNGKLVISAKSLSHALEIFQENKMSDKDSLKLEVTADALKAAEKGTAPTAAKSETKPATLLPPVRPPAAASAAPAAAAAAAAPAVESKPAPEKKDSPPPAAKAPEVPPDNEFEKRIRPEVIPANEIGVSFDDIGALDDIKESLHELVMLPLRRPDLFKGGLLKPCRGILLFGPPGTGKTMLAKAIANEAQASFINVSMSTITSKWFGEDEKNVRALFTLAAKVSPTIIFVDEVDSMLGQRNRAGEHEAMRKIKNEFMTHWDGLLSRPDQRILVLAATNRPFDLDEAIIRRFERRIMVGLPSMESRELIMTRLLSKEKVDEGLDFKELATMTEGYSGSDLKNLCTTAAYRPVRELIQKERKKELEKLKREKGGAPSDSTKKKEKEEPIILRPLNMTDLKEAKNQVAASFAAEGAIMGELRQWNELYGEGGSRKKQQLTYFL; the protein is encoded by the exons ATGGAGGGGAAGAGCGTGGTGATGTCGGCGCTGGGGATCGGGATCGGCGTCGGCGTTGGGCTGGGCCTGGCGTCCGCGCcctgggccggcggcggccgctcggGCTCGTCGTCGCGGGACGGGGTCACCGTCGAGCGCGTCGAGCaggagctccgccgcctcctcgtcgacgGCGCCGAGAGCAAGGCCACcttcgacgagttcccctactaCCTCAG TGAGCAAACACGCGTTGTGCTTACAAGCGCCGCGTATGTTCACTTGAAGCAAGCAGACATCTCCAGGTACACCAGGAATCTTGCTCCAGCTAGTCGTGCGATTCTGTTGTCAGGCCCTGCAG AGCTTTACCAGCAGATGCTCGCCAAGGCGCTTGCCCACTATTTCCAAGCAAAATTGCTCTTGCTGGACCCTACAGATTTTCTTATAAAG ATCCATAGCAAATATGGCACTGGTGGCAGCACAGAGCAG CCATTTAAAAGATCAATATCTGAGACGACGTTTGAACGTGTGACTGGATTGCTTGGATCTCTTTCAATCCTTCCACAAAAGGAGCAACCAAAAG AAACTATACGTAGACAAAGCAGCATGACAGATGTGAAACTAAG GAGTTCTGAAAGTatgagcaacttaccaaagctCAGAAGAAATGCATCTACTTCATCCGATATGAGTAGCCTGGCATCGCAAGGTCCTTCAACTAATACAG CTCCTCTCAGACGTGCTAGCAGCTGGACTTTTGATGAGAAAATTTTAGTACAAGCACTGTACAAGGTTCTGCATTCAGTCTCTAAAAAGTATCCAATTGTACTCTACATAAGAGATGTTGAGAAGTTTCTTCACAAGTCCCCAAAAATGTATCTTCTGTTTGAAAAATTACTAAACAAGCTTGAAGGGCCAGTGCTTGTCCTTGGATCAAGGATTGTAGAGATGGACGTTGATGAGGAGTTGGACGACAGGCTTACTGTTTTATTCCCATATAATATTGAAATCAAGCCACCTGAAAACGAAAATCACCTTGTAAGTTGGAACTCGCAATTAGAAGAAGACATGAAGATGATTCAGTTTCAAGATAACCGGAATCATATTTTGGAAGTCCTTGCAGAAAATGACCTCGAGTGTGATGACTTAGGCTCGATATGCCTATCTGATACAATAGGCCTTAGTAAGTATATAGAGGAGATTGTGGTATCTGCAGTTTCATATCACTTGATGAATAACAGAGAGCCGGAGTACCGAAATGGAAAATTAGTTATATCTGCAAAGAG CTTGTCTCATGCATTGGAAATTTTTCAAGAGAACAAGATGAGTGATAAGGACAGCTTGAAGCTGGAAGTGACTGCTGATGCCTTGAAG GCTGCTGAAAAAGGAACTGCTCCAACTGCTGCAAAATCAGAAACAAAACCTGCAACTTTGCTGCCACCAGTACGCCCCCCTGCTGCCGCTTCTGctgcccctgctgctgctgctgctgctgctgctcctgcagTTGAGAGCAAACCAGCACCAGAGAAGAAGGATAGTCCACCTCCAGCTGCAAAAGCACCG GAAGTGCCACCAGATAATGAGTTTGAAAAGCGTATTAGACCGGAAGTTATACCTGCTAATGAAATTGGAGTCTCATTTGATGATATCGGTGCCTTGGATGATATCAAAGAATCCCTTCATGAACTTGTCATGCTGCCTCTTCGACGGCCTGACCTCTTCAAAGGAGGTCTTCTTAAGCCTTGCAGAGGTATATTACTTTTCGGCCCTCCGGGAACTGGAAAGACAATGCTGGCCAAGGCTATAGCAAATGAAGCTCAAGCAAGTTTTATAAATGTCTCGATGTCAACTATCACGTCAAAGTGGTTTGGGGAAGATGAAAAGAATGTCCGCGCATTGTTCACATTAGCTGCCAAAGTATCGCCAACTATCATTTTTGTTGACGAAGTTGATAGCATGCTTGGGCAGCGGAACAGAGCTGGGGAGCATGAAGCAATGAGGAAGATCAAGAATGAGTTCATGACACACTGGGATGGACTCTTGTCAAGACCAGATCAGAGAATTCTTGTTCTTGCTGCAACTAACCGGCCTTTCGATCTTGATGAGGCTATCATTCGTAGGTTCGAGAGGAG AATCATGGTGGGTCTGCCATCAATGGAAAGTCGGGAACTGATTATGACGCGGCTTTTGTCAAAGGAGAAAGTTGATGAAGGGCTGGACTTTAAGGAGCTAGCAACTATGACAGAAGGATATAGTGGCAGTGATCTTAAG AATCTATGCACCACGGCAGCGTATCGCCCTGTGAGGGAGCTGATacagaaggaaagaaagaaggagCTG GAGAAGCTGAAGCGTGAAAAAGGAGGAGCTCCGTCGGATTCtacaaagaagaaagaaaaggaggagccAATCATTCTAAGGCCACTAAACATGACAGATTTGAAGGAAGCAAAGAACCAG GTGGCTGCAAGTTTCGCTGCCGAGGGCGCCATAATGGGTGAGCTGAGGCAATGGAACGAGCTGTACGGCGAAGGCGGTTCCAGAAAGAAGCAGCAATTGACATACTTCCTTTGA
- the LOC117855682 gene encoding uncharacterized protein — MLPSKRGADDLTRFSADNKRTCSGEEATDFLDIWRELGGEVASKVSRSVVSIGLSDGPNVLYASSGVVIECQSSFTKFVTSASLVRALHDSETNDHKVKIVVRHEEDVAIGFLEEYDLDYEIAVVKVPAVLDVYCVPLDHQVQFDPHGRKVVAVGRDISNRLLTTSGTCTDSRGSQYSRYLMFSTCKLSEVMQGGALYDFYGNFFGINLFWDMERTIFLPRSIILERVVHFRTSLKRSVFLNLVKPVRDKKRQIRRIGVKLLPRPEGSIKIFGDVYPNGVWSELEHGVVSHILRNLVALASFKGGSKLRTCTGFFIDYADKCLTILTSASLVRKNDAKIIEGLRIVVLLPNRERCEGKLEHYSLHYNVALVSIKNYTVDCPVDLNSEYLDWSTKLLAVGRCFESGLAMAASGKCTRWSGNLDCKDLQYTACTITKAGIGGPLVAVNGKFVGMNYYDRNMGTPFLWFDLLRGILNYFKTGQTNYMKIRHGTSGLLCKLGCIVKDGEQQPPNSWMVATRSEDKILEDQDEDASNNERAAINKPNRYYYRNGNLSVYK; from the exons ATGCTGCCAAGTAAGAGGGGTGCTGATGATCTTACAAGATTCTCAGCTGACAATAAAAGAACTTGCAGTGGAGAAGAGGCAACTGATTTTTTAG ATatctggagggagctgggtggGGAAGTTGCATCAAAGGTGTCTAGAAGTGTTGTCTCAATTGGTTTGTCCGATG GGCCAAATGTGCTATATGCATCCTCTGGCGTAGTTATAGAATGTCAGTCTTCCTTCACAAAGTTTGTGACTTCAGCAAGTTTGGTTAGAGCTTTACATGATTCTGAAACAAATGACCATAAGGTTAAG ATTGTAGTACGGCATGAAGAAGATGTGGCCATAGGGTTTCTGGAAGAATATGATTTGGATTACGAAATTGCTGTTGTCAAAGTCCCGGCCGTCCTTGATGTTTATTGCGTGCCTCTCGATCATCAGGTGCAATTTGACCCCCATGGTCGAAAGGTAGTGGCAGTAGGGCGTGACATCTCTAACAGATTATTGACCACAAGTGGGACATGTACTGATTCGCGTGGATCTCAATATAGTCGGTATCTTATgttctctacatgtaaattatCTGAG GTTATGCAGGGCGGTGCACTTTATGATTTTTATGGGAACTTTTTTGGCATCAACCTCTTCTGGGATATGGAAAGAACAATTTTCTTGCCAAGGAGTATAATTCTCGAACGTGTGGTGCATTTTCGTACATCCTTGAAAAGGAGTGTATTTCTAAACCTGGTGAAGCCAGTCAG GGATAAAAAAAGACAAATAAGACGCATAGGTGTGAAACTTCTCCCTCGTCCTGAAG GTAGCATTAAGATTTTTGGAGACGTATATCCTAATGGTGTCTGGAGTGAACTCGAGCATGGAGTTGTTTCTCACATATTAAGAAATCTTGTTGCACTTGCTTCATTCAAAG GTGGATCAAAATTAAGAACATGCACGGGATTTTTCATTGACTATGCTGATAAATGCCTGACTATTCTGACATCAGCGAGCTTGGTTAGGAAAAACGACGCCAAAATTATTGAGGGCTTAAGG ATTGTGGTGTTGCTTCCAAACAGGGAACGCTGTGAAGGAAAATTGGAACATTATAGTTTACATTACAATGTTGCTCTAGTCAGCATCAAGAATTATACTGTTGATTGTCCTGTGGATCTGAACAGTGAGTATTTAGATTGGTCTACCAAGTTATTAGCCGTGGGCCGTTGCTTTGAATCAGGTTTAGCTATGGCTGCAAGTGGAAAATGTACCAGGTGGTCAGGCAACCTGGATTGCAAAGATCTTCAGTACACTGCATGTACAATCACTAAG GCTGGGATTGGAGGGCCCCTTGTTGCTGTCAACGGCAAATTTGTGGGCATGAACTACTATGATAGGAACATGGGAACTCCGTTCCTGTGGTTTGATCTTCTCCGTGGAATTCTGAACTATTTTAAGACAGGACA aacaaattatatgaagaTACGCCATGGTACATCAGGATTACTTTGTAAGCTGGGCTGTATTGTTAAAGATGGTGAGCAACAACCACCAAACAG CTGGATGGTGGCTACACGAAGTGAAGACAAAATCCTTGAGGATCAAGATGAAGATGCATCTAACAATGAACGTGCAGCCATAAACAAACCCAATAGATATTATTACCGTAACGGAAATCTTTCCGTGTACAAGTAG